Part of the Catalinimonas alkaloidigena genome is shown below.
TTCTAATAGCCAGGATTTTGATCTTCCTGATTGATATTAGGGTTTGTCTCCAATTCCTGTTGAGGGATAGGCCACAGCTTGTATCGGTCTGCATAGGGCTTTCCACTGGCAATAGCCACATCATCATCCAGCCCCCAGCGACGCAGGTCGTTGTAGCGATGCTGCTCTCCGGCTAGCTCCACTTCTCTTTCATGCATAATAATGGTCATCACTTCGTCTGCTGTATTTGCCGGGTAATCCTCAGTAGGATACAAGCCAAGCTCGTTATCCAGGGTGCGTGGCATGTAAAGCGCTATATCGGGATTATCTTTCTGATCCAATGCACGTGCCCTTACCTGGTTGACCAATGCCAGTACTTCAGTCAGTGGCTTACCGTTGTTCAGTTTAGCCTCAGCGGCCATAAGCAAGACATCAGCATAACGCATCAGCCTAAAGTTAATGCCTGAGCTCTGGTTACTGTCGTCACGGATGTCATAGTTATGGTACTTTCGCCATGCAATCAAATCGCCGAAGGCATCTCTGGTAAATACTCCCTGGTACCAGCGTACACTATCATCGTAAAAAGTCTGCTCATAACGTGGGTCTCCCAGCTCAAAACGATCCGCAAAAGATTGTTTAGGGCGCACATTGTTAAAGCTGGCAAAAGCATATTCAACGCCTCTGAAGGTACTTTCTCCCCCTCCGGCATTATCAGTGCTCCACTGTGCTCCCAACCCATCCTGAAACTGTATTTCAAATAAAGACTCAATGCTATTTTCAGCAGCGGGCTCCTGTTCTTCTCCTATCCCGTTCCACCGGAAGTTCTCAACCAAGCCATAGGTACCGTGCTGTCCATCTATGACTTCCATAAACTCACGTTCTGCATCGTCCCAACGTTCCAGATACAGATACACTTTGCCCAAATATCCGGTTGCAGCACCTCGGGTAGCTCTTCCCAGATCGCTGGAACTGTATTCTTCACGGGTGGGCAGGTTTGCCTTGGCATACTGCAGATCTTCAATCACAAGCTTGTACACATCTGCAGCAGGAGAGCGTGCTTCTTCTATAGAGGCTGTCGGTGGTTCAGTAATCAAAGGAACATCACCCCACTTGTTGACCAGGTCAAAATAAAATGTAGCTCTTAAGAAACGTGCTTCTGCCACAATTCTGTTGCGTAATGTCTCATTCATCTCTATTTCAGGTACCTGTTGTACGATACGGTTCGCTCTACCAACACCAGTATAATAGGCATCCCACATACCACTGATTACTTCATTATTAGCATCCCAGGTATAGTTCAGCATTTGTGCCAGAGTAGCCTGCAGGTTATTGGTGCCAATACTTTCGTCAGAAGGCATATCATTACCGAAGAAATAGAAACGTTGCGCCAGGTTGGTAGCCTGCCAGGTAGCATAGACTGAGGTAAGGCCTAAGAGAGCGTCCTGTTCAGTCTGATAAAAAGTACCGGGTGTAGGCCTGTTTGGGTTATCGATATCTAGTAGTTCTTCATCCCGCTTACAGGAAATTACAATTACCAGATTAGCGAGTATAAATATCACTAAGAACTTTATGGATATACTATATTTTTTCATAATTCTGATTCTTTTTAAGCTCGTGTATTCGTTAGAAGGTTACTTGTACACCCAACATAAATGTACGGGCCTGAGGAAACTGTCCATTGTCAATACCCCTTCCTCTACTTGCCTGATCAGGATCGTTATTCTGTGAGCCTATTTCGGGATCGTAACCTTCATAGTCGGTGATGGTAAAGAGGTTCTGAGCGGTGAGATAGATACGGGCATTAGATATAAATCCTCCGGCATTTTTAAGTGCTACCGACGGTACTGTATAACCCAATGTAATGTTGCGCAGGCGTAAGAATGATCCATCTCCTATGAAGCGGCTAGACTCCCGGGTGTTATTGGCAGGATCACCTCCCACGGCA
Proteins encoded:
- a CDS encoding RagB/SusD family nutrient uptake outer membrane protein, whose translation is MKKYSISIKFLVIFILANLVIVISCKRDEELLDIDNPNRPTPGTFYQTEQDALLGLTSVYATWQATNLAQRFYFFGNDMPSDESIGTNNLQATLAQMLNYTWDANNEVISGMWDAYYTGVGRANRIVQQVPEIEMNETLRNRIVAEARFLRATFYFDLVNKWGDVPLITEPPTASIEEARSPAADVYKLVIEDLQYAKANLPTREEYSSSDLGRATRGAATGYLGKVYLYLERWDDAEREFMEVIDGQHGTYGLVENFRWNGIGEEQEPAAENSIESLFEIQFQDGLGAQWSTDNAGGGESTFRGVEYAFASFNNVRPKQSFADRFELGDPRYEQTFYDDSVRWYQGVFTRDAFGDLIAWRKYHNYDIRDDSNQSSGINFRLMRYADVLLMAAEAKLNNGKPLTEVLALVNQVRARALDQKDNPDIALYMPRTLDNELGLYPTEDYPANTADEVMTIIMHEREVELAGEQHRYNDLRRWGLDDDVAIASGKPYADRYKLWPIPQQELETNPNINQEDQNPGY